A window of the Alphaproteobacteria bacterium genome harbors these coding sequences:
- a CDS encoding ABC transporter substrate-binding protein: MKKILFTVLFFCLMSLNVNAATVSKEKAENVVSSLSGEALSFLSSRADKEWDSAVVEKKFATLLEEYFNIDYIGKASLGQYWRKANSNDRKRYLDTFRENIVKVYSLRFKDYKEQTIKIVKSSVRGRGDVIVFSKILSLDNEQPPLDLNWRVRLQKDGSYRIIDLTVAGVSMLITQKNEYKAIIEKNGGKISALIEELRKAIDSN, from the coding sequence ATGAAAAAGATACTTTTCACTGTTTTGTTTTTTTGCTTAATGTCTCTTAATGTTAATGCTGCTACAGTATCAAAGGAAAAAGCAGAAAATGTTGTTTCAAGTTTATCAGGAGAAGCTTTAAGCTTTCTCTCTTCTAGAGCTGACAAAGAATGGGACTCTGCTGTGGTAGAGAAAAAATTCGCAACTTTATTAGAAGAGTATTTTAATATTGATTATATAGGTAAAGCATCTCTTGGTCAATATTGGAGAAAAGCTAATTCTAATGATAGAAAAAGATACTTAGATACTTTTAGAGAAAATATAGTAAAAGTTTATTCTTTGAGATTTAAAGACTACAAAGAGCAAACAATCAAGATTGTGAAATCTTCTGTTAGAGGTAGAGGTGATGTTATAGTTTTCTCTAAGATTCTTTCTTTAGATAATGAGCAGCCTCCTTTAGATTTAAATTGGAGAGTAAGGTTACAGAAAGACGGTTCTTATAGAATTATAGATTTAACTGTAGCAGGTGTTTCAATGCTTATAACTCAAAAAAATGAATATAAAGCTATAATAGAGAAGAATGGTGGTAAAATATCAGCTCTAATAGAGGAATTGAGAAAAGCTATAGACAGCAACTAG
- a CDS encoding VacJ family lipoprotein, translating into MKRSFKKSIVIAGMLSLSACAGTHELSGNSEVYDPFEGYNRGMMSVNNTLDEYVIEPAAKGYRYITTESIRESVKNFLDNLKQPLYFANNLLQADIGGAGLNLSRFVVNTTVGVAGLFDVATSYGVDNDKEDFGQTLATWGVGAGPYIVLPILGPSNARDTAGLGVTWNTDPVNIYADNTDRDGIVYTKAALEGLSLREENIETLSSLKETSIDFYSTMRSIYKQRRADAISDGSYEPEFPDEFDEEYES; encoded by the coding sequence ATGAAAAGAAGTTTTAAAAAGTCTATTGTTATAGCGGGAATGCTATCTTTATCAGCTTGTGCAGGGACACATGAACTTTCAGGTAATTCTGAAGTTTATGACCCTTTTGAAGGTTATAACAGAGGCATGATGTCAGTTAACAATACTCTTGATGAGTATGTTATAGAGCCAGCTGCTAAAGGTTATAGATATATAACAACAGAAAGTATTAGAGAATCTGTTAAAAACTTCTTAGATAACTTAAAGCAACCTTTATATTTTGCTAATAATTTATTACAAGCAGATATCGGGGGAGCAGGTCTTAATTTAAGTAGATTTGTTGTTAATACAACAGTTGGTGTTGCAGGTTTATTTGATGTAGCAACAAGTTATGGAGTAGATAATGACAAAGAAGATTTTGGTCAAACTCTTGCAACATGGGGTGTAGGAGCAGGGCCTTATATTGTGTTACCAATATTAGGACCATCAAATGCTAGAGATACAGCGGGTCTGGGTGTAACATGGAATACAGATCCTGTTAATATATATGCTGATAACACTGATAGAGATGGTATTGTATATACTAAAGCTGCTTTAGAAGGGCTTTCTCTTAGAGAAGAAAATATAGAAACTTTATCTTCTTTAAAGGAAACATCTATAGATTTCTATTCAACAATGAGATCTATATATAAACAGAGAAGAGCAGATGCTATATCTGATGGTTCTTATGAACCTGAATTCCCAGATGAATTTGATGAAGAATACGAATCTTAA
- a CDS encoding nitronate monooxygenase: MEKLKPMKICGKMVMPLFEGGKGISVSSGETAGAWANAGGVGTFSGVNAESYDENGNPIPQVYKSKNRYERQKELIKYAIDGAIAQAKIAHKKADGKGLVNMNVLWEMGGCEEVLEGVLSKVKNLINGVTCGAGMPYKLAEICASHDTFYFPIVSSARAFMALWRRSYKKFPTFLGGVVYEDPWKAGGHNGLSNSEDPNVPQSPYGRVAELRKVLNSVGMEDVPIIIAGGVWHLKDWEDYMENEELGKIAFQFGTRPLLTKESPVGNYWHKKLMSLKNGDIVLNKFSPTGFYSSAVNNEFMKNLYARKSREISFTNEANEDLSVEIEVKGRKYFVTQEDASKAEEWLAKGFLTAMKTPDNTIVFVSDEEANEIKKDQIGCMGCLSQCMFSNFAQGDKKSTGRLPDPRSFCIQKSLQAMAHGGDVEKYLMFSGHSAYKFGQDPFYKDGFIPTVKELFEKIKTGE; this comes from the coding sequence ATGGAAAAATTAAAACCGATGAAAATATGTGGCAAAATGGTTATGCCTCTATTTGAAGGTGGAAAAGGTATTTCTGTATCTTCTGGAGAAACAGCAGGAGCTTGGGCTAATGCTGGTGGAGTAGGGACTTTTTCAGGTGTTAATGCCGAGTCTTATGATGAAAATGGTAATCCTATCCCACAAGTTTACAAATCTAAAAATAGATACGAAAGACAAAAAGAATTAATTAAATATGCAATCGATGGAGCTATTGCTCAAGCTAAAATTGCTCATAAAAAAGCAGATGGCAAGGGTTTAGTAAATATGAATGTTTTATGGGAAATGGGCGGTTGTGAAGAAGTTTTAGAAGGTGTTCTAAGTAAAGTAAAAAATCTTATCAATGGAGTTACTTGTGGAGCTGGTATGCCTTATAAATTAGCAGAAATCTGTGCTTCTCACGATACTTTTTACTTTCCAATAGTTTCTTCAGCTAGAGCTTTTATGGCTTTATGGAGAAGATCTTATAAAAAATTCCCTACATTTTTAGGTGGAGTAGTTTATGAAGATCCGTGGAAAGCTGGTGGGCATAATGGTTTATCTAATAGCGAAGATCCAAATGTTCCTCAAAGCCCATACGGTAGAGTTGCAGAGCTAAGAAAAGTTTTAAATTCTGTAGGTATGGAGGATGTTCCGATTATAATCGCTGGTGGTGTTTGGCACTTAAAAGATTGGGAAGATTATATGGAAAATGAAGAGCTTGGAAAAATTGCATTCCAATTTGGTACAAGACCTTTATTAACAAAAGAAAGCCCAGTTGGTAATTATTGGCATAAAAAGCTTATGAGTCTTAAAAATGGAGATATTGTTTTAAATAAGTTTTCTCCAACAGGATTTTATAGTTCAGCAGTTAATAATGAGTTTATGAAAAATCTATATGCTAGAAAATCTAGGGAAATATCTTTTACTAATGAAGCAAATGAAGATTTAAGTGTAGAAATAGAAGTAAAAGGAAGAAAATATTTTGTTACTCAAGAAGATGCTTCAAAAGCTGAAGAGTGGCTAGCTAAAGGGTTCTTAACTGCTATGAAGACTCCTGATAATACTATTGTGTTTGTATCAGATGAAGAAGCTAATGAAATTAAAAAAGATCAAATTGGTTGTATGGGATGTCTATCTCAATGTATGTTTTCAAACTTCGCTCAAGGAGATAAAAAATCTACAGGCAGATTGCCAGACCCAAGATCATTCTGTATTCAAAAATCTTTACAAGCAATGGCTCATGGTGGAGATGTTGAGAAGTATTTAATGTTCTCAGGACATTCAGCTTATAAATTTGGGCAAGATCCTTTTTATAAAGATGGATTTATCCCAACAGTAAAAGAGTTATTTGAAAAAATTAAAACAGGAGAATAA
- a CDS encoding glycerophosphodiester phosphodiesterase, with product MNLKKQNKKNKVKYFTKHFFSLRLNNPETGKRFKYFNLSAKVALASLFSGHLAIAVLFMFFLSMLANPARSELRRRLRSGKKINGVEYSLIENTEVLGHRGVRNGAPENTLKAIKTAAEHGAHGVEIDVRFTKDSVPVLMHDPKISRTVKGKKYSREKSIRNMKFEELAKLKTKGEKIPTLEAALKLINKLDLIVNLEVKADKKLKNKEIDMFLQMVDKYCDRTKLSISSFDEKIVKYIKEKRTDIITGYISYGVEFDWLKNAKWANADYVNFHLMGLQLNQMEKIILCKQNNFAIKTWPVNDLKTAHELISAGVDGIISDNPKVLMSRA from the coding sequence ATGAATTTGAAAAAACAAAATAAAAAAAATAAAGTTAAATACTTTACTAAACACTTCTTCTCTTTGAGATTAAATAACCCAGAAACAGGCAAAAGGTTTAAATATTTTAATTTGTCTGCAAAAGTAGCATTAGCTAGTCTTTTTTCTGGACATCTAGCGATTGCTGTTCTATTTATGTTCTTTTTGAGCATGTTAGCAAATCCCGCTAGGTCAGAATTAAGAAGAAGACTTAGAAGTGGTAAAAAAATTAATGGAGTTGAATACTCTTTAATAGAAAATACAGAAGTTCTTGGGCACAGAGGTGTTAGAAATGGAGCTCCTGAAAACACACTAAAGGCTATAAAAACAGCTGCAGAGCATGGAGCTCATGGTGTGGAAATAGATGTTAGGTTTACGAAGGATTCCGTTCCTGTATTAATGCATGACCCTAAAATCAGCAGAACAGTTAAGGGTAAAAAGTATTCAAGAGAAAAGTCTATCAGAAACATGAAGTTTGAAGAATTGGCAAAGCTAAAAACTAAAGGAGAAAAAATACCTACTTTAGAAGCTGCTCTGAAATTAATTAATAAGCTAGACTTGATTGTTAATCTTGAGGTTAAAGCTGACAAAAAATTAAAAAATAAAGAAATAGACATGTTTTTACAAATGGTTGATAAATATTGTGATAGAACAAAGTTATCTATATCGTCATTTGATGAAAAAATTGTTAAATATATTAAAGAAAAAAGAACAGACATAATAACCGGCTACATTAGCTATGGAGTAGAATTCGATTGGTTGAAAAATGCAAAATGGGCTAATGCTGATTATGTTAATTTCCATTTAATGGGATTACAGCTTAATCAGATGGAAAAAATTATCTTGTGTAAACAAAATAATTTTGCTATAAAGACATGGCCAGTTAATGATTTAAAAACTGCTCATGAATTAATATCTGCTGGAGTTGATGGTATTATATCAGATAACCCTAAGGTATTGATGTCAAGAGCTTAA
- a CDS encoding DNA cytosine methyltransferase codes for MYKIGSLFAGIGGVCSGFKQAGFDVAWANEWDKNACITYRNNFNHRLIEGDIHNLNPNDLEKVDIISSGFPCQAFSIAGYRKGFEDDRGDLFFETMRLVKAIRPKVIFCENVKNLLSHDKGNTIKVIEEEMRKAGYTFSYFVLNSCEYGNVPQNRERIYIIGFDKENKELSHITSKPEFILTEMLKPKAIPLQKTIHDMLDKDKQDELFYYNESKYYPILKEAMTNRDTIYQWRRVYVRENKSNLCPTLTANMGTGGHNVPLILDDYGIRKLTPRECSRFQGFSKDYKFPKGMANSHLYKQIGNAVSVPVIQRIADNIKTLLEHKSINKEVCDLFAMPQQEAKRIAV; via the coding sequence ATGTATAAAATTGGAAGTTTATTTGCAGGTATAGGTGGTGTTTGTTCAGGTTTTAAACAAGCAGGTTTTGATGTTGCTTGGGCTAATGAATGGGATAAAAATGCTTGTATAACTTATAGAAATAACTTTAACCATAGATTAATAGAGGGGGATATTCATAATTTAAACCCTAATGATCTAGAAAAAGTAGATATAATTTCTTCAGGTTTCCCGTGTCAAGCTTTCTCTATTGCTGGATATAGGAAGGGTTTTGAAGATGATAGAGGAGATTTGTTTTTTGAAACAATGAGGCTTGTTAAAGCTATTCGTCCAAAAGTTATATTTTGTGAAAATGTGAAGAATTTATTATCTCATGATAAAGGTAATACTATCAAAGTAATTGAAGAGGAAATGAGAAAAGCAGGATATACTTTTTCTTATTTTGTTCTAAATAGTTGTGAATACGGTAATGTTCCTCAAAATAGAGAAAGAATATATATTATTGGTTTTGATAAGGAAAATAAAGAATTATCTCACATTACTTCTAAACCAGAATTTATATTAACAGAAATGTTAAAACCTAAAGCTATTCCTTTACAAAAAACTATACATGATATGCTAGATAAAGATAAGCAAGATGAATTATTTTATTATAATGAATCTAAATACTATCCTATATTAAAAGAAGCTATGACTAATAGGGATACTATATATCAATGGAGAAGAGTATATGTTCGTGAAAATAAAAGCAATTTATGCCCAACATTGACAGCTAATATGGGAACAGGAGGGCATAATGTTCCTTTAATCTTAGACGATTATGGTATTAGAAAATTAACTCCTAGAGAATGTTCTCGTTTTCAAGGTTTTTCTAAAGATTACAAATTTCCTAAAGGTATGGCAAATAGTCACTTGTATAAACAAATAGGAAATGCTGTTAGTGTTCCCGTAATTCAAAGAATTGCTGATAATATAAAAACACTATTAGAGCATAAATCAATTAATAAAGAGGTTTGTGATTTATTTGCAATGCCTCAACAGGAAGCTAAAAGAATAGCTGTATAA